CAGTCCCTGCGCGCGGACGCCACTGCCACCTTCACCGCGCGGCTGACGATCGACATCACGCCGGAGCTGCGCGGCCGCATCAAGGTCGCGGCCTTCCGGCGCGGTGAGACCGTCACCGACATGCTGCGCGCGCTGCTCGCGCGCGAATTCCCACCCACCGAGGGAGAGACCTCATGACCGGCAATGCGGCCCGCCGCATGCGCGGCCGTCCGCTGCCGGACGGTTCCGCGCCCTCCACCACCTTGGTCGAGCTGACCTGGAGCCAAAAGAAAATCGAGAACTGGATCAGGTTCGGCCGCAAGAGCTACGAACAGATTCTCGACCGTCGCCGCATCATCGTCGGCTTCGCGCCCGACAGCATCTTCGCCTTCGTCCGCTGGGCCTCCAACGATTTCGGCACGATCATCTCGCGCATCGACATCGTGCGCGCGGTCGGCCGCGGCGAGCCGTTCCAGACGCTGCCTTTCGTGCGGCCCGGCGGCGACATCCTGCTGCGCCTTGATGGCTGGCCCAGGGTTGAGCGCGTGCTGCAGGCGATCGACGCGGTGGAGGCGCTCGGCCTCGATCCGGCGGACGTTGCGCCGGAGCATTGGCGGCATGTCCACAACCGGCTGAGCGTCGGAGAGGCGCCGCGCACCTACACGCCCGGGCAGCATGCGGCCTGGCTTCGCCGCCGCAGGATCGTGCCATGACGCGCGCCGGCCTCATCATCGCGACGGCTCTCGCGACCATGGGCGTCGGTTATCCCGGCCTCACGCCGATGCCGATCAAACTGATCTGGAACGCGTCGGCGAGCGCGCCGATCGGCTTCTACACGATCGACTTCGACGGCCCGTTCGAGGTGACCGATCTCGTTGCCGTCGACGCTCCCGAACCGCTCGCGACCTTCCTCGCCGATCGCGGCTATCTGCCGAAAGGCGTGCCGCTGATGAAGCGCGTGCTGGCGGTGTCCGGACAAACGGTTTGCCGGACCAACCTCACCATCACCGTCGATCGCGTCGAGGTCGGAACGGCGCTCGAACGCGATCGCGCCGGCCGCGATCTGCCGGTCTGGCAGGGCTGCCGTCGCATCCCGACCGGCGAGATCTTCCTCATGAACTGGCAGGTCCGCGACAGCCTCGACGGTCGCTATTTCGGCCCGACCTCCACGGACCATATCATCGGTCGCGCGGTCCCGCTGTGGACCGACGAGGACGGCGACGGCCACTTCATGTGGCGCGCGCCGACACACTGACTTCGCTTTCCCACCCCCAACCGCAGGAGGCTTACCATGCCGCAGATTGGTCAATTCACCGCCGAAAAATCGGGCTTCGTCGGGCGCGTCCATACGCTCACGCTCTACCGCGACCTCACCATCGTTCCGGCCGAACCTTCGGAGGCCGAGAACGCGCCCGACTACCGCGTCCATCACGGCGCAGAAGACGGACCGGAGATCGGCGCGGGCTGGAAACGCACCGGCGAGAAGGCAGGCAGCTATGTCTCGCTGCTCATCGACGATCCCACTTTGCCGCAGCCGATCCGCGCCAATCTGTTCCGCAATGGCGACGATGAATCCTCATGGTCGCTGCACTGGAACCGCCCGGCTAAGCGCGCCGAGCGGGACTGAAGACGATGCGCCATCCCGTCAGGATCGCGTTCAAAGCCGCCATCCCTTGGTTCGCGGAAAAGCCCTCTCATCCCTTCGTCCCGCTCGACGATCAGACGGCCGGCGCGCGCAGCGAAGGTCAAGGGCGGCCAACGGCCGGCGCTTGTCGCGCACCCTTGACCGCAGCGAGCACGCTGGCAGGCTGGGCTCGAAGCGGAGACAGCGCGGTCTCGCGCTATGCCGTTCTCCTGCTCGCCGGCGTTCTGGCCGTCGGCGCCTTGCCGGGCGCTGCGCCGGCCCAGGCGCGGCCGATCGAGCGTCCGGCGACGGCCGATGCCTATGCCGCTCCGATCGCGGAAGCGGCGCAGCGCTTCCGCATTCCGGCGGCCTGGATCAGGGCTGTCCTGCGCGCCGAGAGCGCGGGCGATGTGCGCGCGATCTCCTCGGCCGGCGCGATGGGCTTGATGCAGATCATGCCCGACACCTGGGCGAGGCTGCGCCTCCGTTATCGCCTCGGCAATGACCCCTATGACCCGCGCGACAACATTCTCGCGGGCGCCGCCTATCTGCGCGAGATGTTCGACCGCTACGGCGATGTCAGCGCGATGCTCGCCGCCTACAATGCCGGTCCCGGCCGCTACGACGGCCATCGCACGACCGGCCGGCCATTGCCTGCCGAGACCCGCGCCTATGTCGCCCAGCTTGCGCCGCTGATCGGCGGCGGCGAAGTCACCG
The genomic region above belongs to Mesorhizobium terrae and contains:
- a CDS encoding DUF2840 domain-containing protein; translated protein: MTGNAARRMRGRPLPDGSAPSTTLVELTWSQKKIENWIRFGRKSYEQILDRRRIIVGFAPDSIFAFVRWASNDFGTIISRIDIVRAVGRGEPFQTLPFVRPGGDILLRLDGWPRVERVLQAIDAVEALGLDPADVAPEHWRHVHNRLSVGEAPRTYTPGQHAAWLRRRRIVP
- a CDS encoding lytic transglycosylase domain-containing protein, coding for MRHPVRIAFKAAIPWFAEKPSHPFVPLDDQTAGARSEGQGRPTAGACRAPLTAASTLAGWARSGDSAVSRYAVLLLAGVLAVGALPGAAPAQARPIERPATADAYAAPIAEAAQRFRIPAAWIRAVLRAESAGDVRAISSAGAMGLMQIMPDTWARLRLRYRLGNDPYDPRDNILAGAAYLREMFDRYGDVSAMLAAYNAGPGRYDGHRTTGRPLPAETRAYVAQLAPLIGGGEVTAPVVVAAADPQSWSRAPLFVARPERTPSADPVPPGEHVAKISAAPSVRDVSAITPQPGGLFVSRVSPGEPR
- a CDS encoding DUF736 domain-containing protein; the encoded protein is MPQIGQFTAEKSGFVGRVHTLTLYRDLTIVPAEPSEAENAPDYRVHHGAEDGPEIGAGWKRTGEKAGSYVSLLIDDPTLPQPIRANLFRNGDDESSWSLHWNRPAKRAERD
- a CDS encoding S26 family signal peptidase, giving the protein MTRAGLIIATALATMGVGYPGLTPMPIKLIWNASASAPIGFYTIDFDGPFEVTDLVAVDAPEPLATFLADRGYLPKGVPLMKRVLAVSGQTVCRTNLTITVDRVEVGTALERDRAGRDLPVWQGCRRIPTGEIFLMNWQVRDSLDGRYFGPTSTDHIIGRAVPLWTDEDGDGHFMWRAPTH